In Corallococcus macrosporus, the following are encoded in one genomic region:
- a CDS encoding acyl-CoA dehydrogenase family protein, with amino-acid sequence MDFQLSENQRALQEAARKYAREVVRPKAPHYDETSDFPKDLISAAFELGLLNMAIPSEYNGVGLTHLEQVIVCEELAWGCAGVATSLIANDLANLPIILAGTDDQKKRLLAPFGEKLKLSCFCLTEPAAGSDVAAMGTTARREGDEYVLNGSKCFITNAGYADQFTVFATLDKGKKHKGITCFVVEGRPQGLTTGKHENKMGQRASNTTTVTFDEVRVPVKNRIGEEGEGFKIAMATLDNSRPLTASISIGIARAALEHSLEYSAQRQTMGKPIREHQAVQFMLAEMAMNTHAARLLTYESAQVLDEGQRNTLQSSYAKCFAADMAMKVATDAVQVFGGYGYMKEYPVEKLMRDAKLIQVYEGTSQVQRLVIAKELFR; translated from the coding sequence ATGGATTTCCAGCTCAGCGAAAATCAGCGCGCCTTGCAGGAAGCCGCGCGCAAGTACGCCCGTGAAGTGGTGCGCCCCAAGGCCCCCCACTACGACGAGACCTCCGACTTCCCCAAGGACCTCATCTCCGCGGCCTTCGAGCTGGGCCTGCTGAACATGGCCATCCCGTCCGAGTACAACGGCGTGGGCCTGACGCACCTGGAGCAGGTCATCGTCTGTGAGGAGCTGGCGTGGGGCTGCGCGGGCGTGGCCACGTCCCTCATCGCCAACGACCTGGCGAACCTGCCCATCATCCTGGCGGGCACGGATGACCAGAAGAAGCGCCTGCTGGCCCCCTTTGGGGAGAAGCTCAAGCTCAGCTGCTTCTGTCTCACGGAGCCCGCCGCCGGCTCCGACGTGGCGGCCATGGGCACCACCGCGCGCCGCGAGGGTGACGAGTACGTCCTCAACGGCAGCAAGTGCTTCATCACCAACGCCGGCTACGCGGACCAGTTCACCGTGTTCGCCACGCTGGACAAGGGCAAGAAGCACAAGGGCATCACCTGCTTCGTCGTGGAGGGCCGTCCGCAGGGCCTGACCACCGGCAAGCACGAGAACAAGATGGGCCAGCGCGCCAGCAACACCACCACCGTCACGTTCGACGAGGTGCGCGTCCCGGTGAAGAACCGCATCGGCGAGGAGGGCGAGGGCTTCAAGATCGCCATGGCCACGCTGGACAACAGCCGCCCGCTGACGGCGAGCATCTCCATCGGCATCGCCCGCGCGGCGCTGGAGCACTCGCTGGAGTACTCCGCCCAGCGCCAGACGATGGGCAAGCCCATCCGCGAGCACCAGGCCGTCCAGTTCATGCTGGCGGAGATGGCCATGAACACCCACGCCGCGCGCCTGCTCACCTACGAGAGCGCCCAGGTGCTGGACGAGGGACAGCGCAACACCCTCCAGTCCAGCTATGCGAAGTGCTTCGCCGCGGACATGGCCATGAAGGTCGCCACGGACGCCGTGCAGGTGTTCGGCGGCTACGGCTACATGAAGGAATACCCCGTGGAGAAGCTGATGCGCGACGCCAAGCTCATCCAGGTCTACGAGGGCACGAGCCAGGTGCAGCGCCTGGTCATCGCGAAGGAACTGTTCAGGTAG
- a CDS encoding tetratricopeptide repeat protein, whose amino-acid sequence MSLSLVLATAALLAAEPTPLPPGHPTIPPGTQASPTGMGSGAGAANGALPPGHPTMPAGSPVAPGTPLPSGHPTVDANKMPPSAEELMKQLDSSEGLREREKTFEIASSLGKLYYTNGRNAEALTYLGQAQAKAEGLRSLFLASKKKLGKAPIATPEAASCGFTPGQALDAMEAVAQARAKSGDTAGAAACARAALVPALDVDVVRGNALYLGGDSANALKEYARVLEVEPLHEEALYAHASLLFESKGEDLQALKAARQGFDTLVATYPQSQRAPMARELSVRIEETVKAGGRKKWLASRAEDRKVRLSQSTAQAAAMPPDAPRPLTPEMVDAVKNTERTPELEAGLTKLVEEGEEHLARGRYQEALANYTRVVPFQPENGRAKAGMAWALVGLGRPMGARVWSVALQSDAGAVEKLGDTLLAKGDAKGAKALWEKLSQDVPNYPNKAQLQAKLSQ is encoded by the coding sequence ATGAGCCTGTCCCTCGTCCTGGCCACGGCCGCGCTGCTCGCGGCCGAGCCCACCCCCCTGCCTCCCGGCCACCCCACGATTCCGCCCGGCACCCAGGCCTCGCCTACGGGCATGGGCTCGGGCGCGGGTGCCGCGAACGGCGCGCTGCCCCCCGGCCACCCCACGATGCCCGCGGGCTCTCCCGTGGCGCCGGGCACGCCGCTGCCGTCGGGCCACCCCACGGTGGACGCGAACAAGATGCCGCCCTCCGCCGAGGAGCTGATGAAGCAGCTCGACTCGTCCGAAGGGCTGCGCGAGCGCGAGAAGACCTTCGAGATCGCCTCGTCGCTGGGCAAGCTCTACTACACGAACGGCCGCAACGCGGAGGCGCTGACCTACCTGGGCCAGGCGCAGGCCAAGGCGGAGGGGCTGCGCTCGCTGTTCCTCGCGTCGAAGAAGAAGCTGGGCAAGGCCCCCATCGCCACGCCGGAGGCCGCGAGCTGCGGCTTCACGCCGGGCCAGGCGCTGGACGCGATGGAGGCCGTGGCGCAGGCCCGCGCGAAGTCCGGAGACACCGCGGGCGCCGCCGCGTGTGCTCGCGCCGCGCTGGTGCCCGCGCTGGACGTGGACGTGGTGCGCGGCAACGCGCTGTACCTGGGCGGTGACAGCGCCAACGCGCTGAAGGAGTACGCCCGCGTGCTGGAGGTGGAGCCGCTCCACGAAGAGGCGCTGTACGCGCACGCCTCGCTGCTCTTCGAGTCGAAGGGCGAGGACCTCCAGGCGCTCAAGGCCGCGCGCCAGGGCTTCGACACGCTGGTGGCGACGTATCCGCAGTCCCAGCGCGCGCCCATGGCCCGCGAGCTGAGCGTGCGCATCGAGGAGACGGTGAAGGCGGGCGGCCGCAAGAAGTGGCTCGCGTCGCGCGCCGAGGACCGCAAGGTGCGCCTGTCCCAGTCCACCGCGCAGGCCGCCGCGATGCCGCCGGACGCGCCGCGCCCGCTGACGCCGGAGATGGTGGACGCGGTGAAGAACACCGAGCGCACGCCGGAGCTGGAGGCGGGCCTCACCAAGCTGGTGGAGGAGGGCGAGGAGCACCTGGCGCGCGGCCGCTACCAGGAGGCCCTGGCCAACTACACCCGCGTGGTGCCCTTCCAGCCGGAGAACGGCCGCGCCAAGGCGGGCATGGCCTGGGCGCTCGTCGGCCTGGGCCGTCCCATGGGCGCGCGCGTGTGGAGCGTGGCGCTCCAGTCGGACGCGGGCGCGGTGGAGAAGCTGGGCGACACGCTGCTCGCCAAGGGCGACGCGAAGGGCGCCAAGGCCCTCTGGGAGAAGCTGTCCCAGGACGTGCCCAACTACCCCAACAAGGCGCAGCTCCAGGCGAAGCTGTCGCAGTAG
- a CDS encoding fumarylacetoacetate hydrolase family protein, with amino-acid sequence MTARYCRFQVEGRASYGRVDGNEVVVLTAAPWAGGKETGLRRSLQGLTLLTPSDASKVVCIGQNYRKHAEEMGKPIPTEPLIFTKPSTALNGPGSPIRIPKASQEVHYEAELALVIGERLKNADEATAARAIWGLTAFNDVTARDIQRKEIQHTRAKGYDTFACAGPWAVTGLSPADLRVVCRVNGQVRQDGRTSDMVFNAARLVSFISHIMTLLPGDLVSTGTPSGVGALKAGDTVEVELEGIGTLVNPVEMEP; translated from the coding sequence ATGACCGCCCGTTACTGCCGCTTCCAGGTCGAGGGCCGCGCCAGCTACGGCCGCGTCGACGGCAACGAGGTGGTGGTGCTCACCGCCGCGCCCTGGGCCGGCGGCAAGGAGACCGGCCTGCGCCGCTCGCTCCAGGGGCTCACGCTGCTGACGCCCTCGGACGCGTCGAAGGTCGTCTGCATCGGCCAGAACTACCGCAAGCACGCGGAGGAGATGGGCAAGCCCATCCCCACGGAGCCGCTCATCTTCACCAAGCCCTCCACCGCGCTCAACGGCCCGGGCTCGCCCATCCGCATCCCCAAGGCGAGCCAGGAGGTGCACTACGAAGCAGAGCTGGCGCTGGTGATTGGCGAGCGGCTGAAGAACGCCGACGAGGCCACCGCCGCGCGCGCCATCTGGGGGCTCACCGCCTTCAACGACGTCACCGCGCGCGACATCCAGCGGAAGGAAATCCAGCACACCCGCGCCAAGGGCTACGACACCTTCGCCTGCGCGGGCCCCTGGGCCGTCACGGGCCTGTCCCCCGCGGACCTGCGGGTGGTGTGCCGGGTGAACGGGCAGGTGCGCCAGGATGGCCGCACGTCCGACATGGTGTTCAACGCCGCCCGCCTGGTGTCCTTCATCTCCCACATCATGACGCTGCTGCCCGGCGACCTGGTGAGCACGGGAACTCCCTCGGGCGTGGGCGCGCTCAAGGCGGGGGACACGGTGGAGGTGGAGCTGGAGGGAATCGGAACCCTGGTGAACCCGGTTGAGATGGAGCCTTGA
- a CDS encoding TIGR04551 family protein yields MPHVLLAALLVASSTATAQTPVPDGGAPSAPQESAPAESPAPAPAAPASTPSEGSVSREELEQRLEATRQELREDIRAQTATQAVANNDWQEEWTEEKRKLELFTLDGYLRVRPTLFYKFDLGKPALPSGTPLGRQLWTRSPRTASEQTQAGANMRFRLDPSFNVSEDVRIKAQVDALDNILLGSNPDSAYSGDGRNTFTLFSENQSPSSSAVNAFKDSIVVRRAYGEVTTPVGILRFGRMGSHWGLGMLRNDGNCLDCDYGDTVDRIQFVTEPFAGWYVTPMLDFNSEGLSTEKANALGEPVDLTQSDDAHSLVLAIARRDTDQQQKAKLDNNQGVLNYGLYFTYRTQRYATTTETGVPFEDANPSNPINTTAPAFVPRGGTLYIPDLWFKYAEKSFRIEAEFAAQLGNIDGRALTANDPTTQSLRVAQFGGVVQSEFHVIPEKLHLGIELGFASGDKAPGFGNYPGRQGTGTDGNTAPGDVEGRQYRCDTGGCSDNAIRNFRFNRDYRVDLILWRSILNGVTDAFYVKPGLKYSIAEGFDVFGSVIYSQAFYSESTPSSTSKALGLEADIGARYITEDGFVAGIDYGILFPLDGLKDTGIPAQELSTAHAIRGTLAIRF; encoded by the coding sequence ATGCCTCACGTCCTGCTGGCGGCGCTGCTCGTCGCCTCGTCCACGGCCACCGCGCAGACGCCGGTGCCCGATGGTGGCGCGCCCTCGGCACCCCAGGAGTCGGCGCCCGCCGAGTCTCCCGCCCCCGCGCCCGCCGCCCCGGCCTCCACCCCCAGCGAAGGCTCCGTCAGCCGCGAGGAGCTGGAGCAGCGCCTGGAGGCCACGCGTCAGGAGCTGCGCGAGGACATCCGCGCCCAGACGGCCACCCAGGCCGTGGCCAACAACGACTGGCAGGAGGAGTGGACGGAGGAGAAGCGCAAGCTGGAGCTGTTCACGCTCGACGGCTACCTGCGCGTGCGCCCCACGCTCTTCTACAAGTTCGACCTGGGCAAGCCCGCGCTGCCCTCCGGCACGCCCCTGGGCCGTCAGCTGTGGACGCGCTCGCCGCGCACCGCCTCCGAGCAGACCCAGGCCGGCGCCAACATGCGCTTCCGCCTGGACCCGTCCTTCAACGTCTCCGAGGACGTGCGCATCAAGGCGCAGGTGGACGCGCTGGACAACATCCTGCTGGGCTCCAACCCGGACAGCGCCTACAGCGGGGATGGCCGCAACACGTTCACGCTCTTCTCGGAGAACCAGTCTCCGTCCTCCTCCGCCGTCAACGCGTTCAAGGACTCCATCGTCGTGCGCCGCGCGTACGGTGAGGTGACGACGCCGGTGGGCATCCTGCGCTTCGGCCGCATGGGCAGCCACTGGGGCCTGGGCATGCTGCGCAACGACGGCAACTGCCTGGACTGCGACTACGGCGACACGGTGGACCGCATCCAGTTCGTCACCGAGCCCTTCGCCGGCTGGTACGTGACGCCCATGCTGGACTTCAACTCCGAGGGCCTGTCCACGGAGAAGGCCAACGCGCTGGGCGAGCCGGTGGACCTCACCCAGTCCGACGACGCGCACAGCCTGGTACTGGCCATCGCGCGGCGCGACACCGACCAGCAGCAGAAGGCCAAGCTGGACAACAACCAGGGCGTCCTCAACTACGGCCTGTACTTCACCTACCGCACGCAGCGCTACGCGACGACGACGGAGACGGGCGTGCCCTTCGAGGACGCCAACCCCTCCAACCCCATCAACACCACCGCGCCGGCGTTCGTCCCGCGCGGCGGCACGCTCTACATCCCGGACCTGTGGTTCAAGTACGCGGAGAAGAGCTTCCGCATCGAGGCGGAGTTCGCCGCGCAGCTGGGCAACATCGACGGGCGCGCGCTCACGGCCAACGACCCCACTACCCAGTCGCTGCGCGTCGCGCAGTTCGGCGGCGTGGTCCAGTCCGAGTTCCACGTCATCCCGGAGAAGCTGCACCTGGGCATCGAGCTGGGCTTCGCCTCCGGTGACAAGGCGCCGGGCTTCGGCAACTACCCGGGCCGCCAGGGCACCGGGACGGACGGCAACACCGCGCCGGGCGACGTGGAGGGCCGTCAGTACCGCTGCGACACCGGCGGCTGCAGCGACAACGCCATCCGCAACTTCCGCTTCAACCGCGACTACCGCGTGGACCTCATCCTGTGGCGGTCCATCCTCAACGGCGTCACGGACGCGTTCTACGTGAAGCCGGGCCTCAAGTACTCCATCGCGGAGGGCTTCGACGTCTTCGGCAGCGTCATCTACTCGCAGGCGTTCTACTCGGAGTCCACGCCCTCCTCCACGAGCAAGGCGCTGGGCCTGGAGGCGGACATCGGCGCGCGCTACATCACCGAGGATGGCTTCGTGGCGGGCATCGACTACGGCATCCTGTTCCCCCTGGACGGCCTGAAGGACACGGGCATCCCGGCGCAGGAGCTGAGCACCGCGCACGCCATCCGCGGCACGCTGGCCATCCGGTTCTAG
- the dapB gene encoding 4-hydroxy-tetrahydrodipicolinate reductase, with translation MTRTVITGITGRMGSTLVRLAKAASDLPVVGATVRPGSPLSGQDAGLVARLGAPLDVLAQDDLGRALDGAKADVVVDFTGPEATLQHARVCAERGVALVVGTTGFSAEGRAQLEAHGQRIPIVAAPNMSVGVNLVIRMAAELARVLGPSFDVEVLEAHHRMKKDAPSGTALKLAEVLMEALDRTKDDLTFAREGQTGARPPGEIGVQALRGGDVVGEHTVYFFGEGERIELTHRATNRDQFAQGALRAARWVAGRAPGLYDMADVLGLQGKT, from the coding sequence ATGACCCGCACCGTCATCACCGGCATCACCGGCCGCATGGGCAGCACGCTGGTCCGGCTGGCGAAGGCCGCCAGCGACCTGCCGGTGGTGGGCGCCACGGTGCGCCCGGGCAGCCCGCTGTCCGGACAGGACGCGGGGCTCGTGGCCCGGCTGGGCGCGCCGCTGGACGTGCTCGCGCAGGACGACCTGGGCCGCGCGCTGGACGGCGCGAAGGCGGACGTCGTCGTGGACTTCACCGGCCCGGAGGCCACGCTCCAGCACGCGCGCGTCTGCGCCGAGCGCGGCGTGGCGCTGGTGGTGGGCACCACGGGCTTCTCCGCCGAGGGCCGCGCGCAGCTGGAAGCGCACGGCCAGCGCATCCCCATCGTCGCGGCGCCCAACATGTCCGTGGGCGTGAACCTGGTCATCCGCATGGCCGCGGAGCTGGCGCGGGTGCTGGGCCCTTCGTTCGACGTGGAGGTGCTGGAGGCGCACCACCGCATGAAGAAGGACGCGCCCAGCGGCACCGCGCTCAAGCTGGCGGAGGTGCTGATGGAGGCGCTGGACCGCACGAAGGACGACCTCACGTTCGCTCGCGAGGGGCAGACGGGGGCCCGGCCGCCCGGTGAGATCGGCGTGCAGGCGCTGCGCGGCGGGGACGTGGTGGGCGAGCACACGGTTTACTTCTTCGGCGAGGGCGAGCGCATCGAGCTCACCCACCGCGCGACGAACCGTGATCAGTTCGCGCAAGGGGCGCTGAGGGCCGCGCGTTGGGTGGCGGGCCGCGCTCCGGGACTCTATGACATGGCCGACGTGCTCGGCCTCCAGGGGAAGACATGA
- the folK gene encoding 2-amino-4-hydroxy-6-hydroxymethyldihydropteridine diphosphokinase has product MSATVYVGLGSNEGDRESHLVAALSAMSCIDAVSVLGCSSLYDTAPVGPAQPRFLNAVVALECDLTPQRLLCILQRIEQDLGRRRVQRWGPRTIDLDILLWDEEDHSVVADANLQVPHLELHKRRFALEPLAELAPDARHPVLGVTVQELLAKLAPQDVRKREALYWPDMGARFPVHEL; this is encoded by the coding sequence TTGAGTGCGACCGTCTATGTAGGACTGGGTTCCAACGAGGGCGACCGCGAGTCCCACCTCGTGGCCGCCCTCTCCGCGATGTCCTGCATCGACGCGGTGTCGGTGCTCGGGTGTTCCTCCCTCTACGACACGGCCCCGGTGGGCCCCGCGCAGCCGCGCTTCCTCAACGCCGTGGTGGCGCTGGAGTGCGACCTGACGCCGCAGCGCCTGCTGTGCATCCTCCAGCGGATCGAGCAGGACCTGGGCCGCCGCCGCGTCCAGCGCTGGGGGCCGCGCACCATCGACCTGGACATCCTGCTCTGGGACGAGGAGGACCACTCCGTCGTCGCGGACGCGAACCTCCAGGTGCCCCACCTTGAACTGCACAAGCGCCGCTTCGCGCTGGAGCCCCTGGCGGAGCTGGCCCCCGACGCCCGCCACCCGGTGCTGGGCGTGACGGTGCAGGAGCTGCTCGCGAAGCTCGCCCCCCAGGACGTCCGCAAGCGCGAGGCCCTCTACTGGCCCGACATGGGCGCCCGTTTCCCCGTCCACGAACTATGA
- the dapA gene encoding 4-hydroxy-tetrahydrodipicolinate synthase, with translation MKTFEGSMTALATPFLNGALDEGAFRALVRYQLEGGTNVLLPMGTTGEAVTMDADERARAIAVVVDEVKGRVPVVAGAGSNSTRETIESVRRAREVGADGALIVTPYYNKPTQAGLVEHYRAIAKAHPGFPLVAYNVPGRTGVDLLPETALRLCDIPEVVALKEATASLIRAVDLVEKCGDRLTLLSGDDFTVLPFIACGGKGVISVSSNVAPRMMADLVAAARSNDIAKARSLQVRMNALHRLLFVESNPIPVKWALHLMGLFGPEVRLPLVQMGEANAAKLKEELTGLGLLKG, from the coding sequence ATGAAGACCTTCGAAGGCTCCATGACGGCGCTGGCCACCCCGTTCCTCAACGGGGCGCTGGACGAGGGGGCCTTCCGGGCCCTGGTCCGCTATCAGCTCGAGGGCGGCACGAACGTGCTCCTGCCCATGGGCACCACCGGCGAAGCGGTCACCATGGACGCGGACGAGCGCGCGCGCGCCATCGCCGTCGTGGTGGACGAGGTGAAGGGTCGCGTGCCGGTGGTGGCGGGCGCGGGCAGCAACAGCACGCGGGAGACGATTGAGTCCGTGCGCCGCGCGCGCGAGGTGGGCGCGGACGGCGCGCTCATCGTCACGCCCTACTACAACAAGCCCACGCAGGCGGGCCTGGTGGAGCACTACCGCGCCATCGCGAAGGCGCACCCGGGCTTCCCGCTGGTCGCCTACAACGTGCCGGGCCGCACGGGCGTGGACCTCTTGCCGGAGACGGCGCTGCGCCTGTGTGACATCCCGGAGGTCGTGGCGCTGAAGGAGGCCACGGCCAGCCTCATCCGCGCGGTGGACCTGGTGGAGAAGTGCGGTGACCGGCTGACGCTGCTGTCCGGTGACGACTTCACGGTGCTGCCCTTCATCGCGTGCGGCGGCAAGGGCGTCATCTCCGTGTCCTCCAACGTCGCGCCCCGCATGATGGCGGACCTGGTGGCGGCGGCGCGGAGCAACGACATCGCGAAGGCGCGCAGCCTCCAGGTGCGGATGAACGCGCTGCACCGGCTGCTCTTCGTGGAGTCCAACCCCATCCCGGTGAAGTGGGCGCTGCACCTGATGGGCCTGTTCGGCCCGGAAGTGCGCCTGCCGCTCGTGCAGATGGGCGAGGCGAACGCCGCGAAGCTCAAGGAAGAGCTGACCGGGCTGGGCCTGCTGAAGGGCTGA
- the fsa gene encoding fructose-6-phosphate aldolase encodes MKFFIDSADVGEIRKAHEMGCVDGVTTNPSLLAKVGRNLEETIREICSIVDGPISAECVSLTAPELIKEGQGLAKIHDNVVVKIPMGVEGMKAVKALTADGIRTNVTLCFSANQALLCAKAGATYVSPFVGRLDDISQDGMELIAHILEIYQNYDFTTQVLVASVRNPVHVLQAARLGADVATLPYNVITQLANHPLTDAGIQKFLADWEKVPKQAKPAGK; translated from the coding sequence ATGAAGTTCTTCATCGACAGCGCGGACGTCGGCGAAATCCGCAAGGCCCACGAGATGGGCTGCGTGGACGGCGTCACCACCAACCCGTCACTGCTGGCCAAGGTCGGGCGCAACCTGGAGGAGACCATCCGGGAGATCTGCTCCATCGTGGACGGTCCCATCAGCGCCGAGTGCGTGTCGCTGACCGCCCCGGAGCTCATCAAGGAAGGCCAGGGCCTGGCGAAGATCCACGACAACGTCGTCGTGAAGATTCCCATGGGCGTGGAGGGCATGAAGGCCGTCAAGGCGCTCACCGCCGACGGCATCCGCACCAACGTCACCCTCTGCTTCTCCGCCAACCAGGCCCTGCTGTGCGCCAAGGCCGGCGCCACGTACGTGTCGCCCTTCGTGGGCCGGCTGGACGACATCTCCCAGGACGGCATGGAGCTCATCGCCCACATCCTGGAGATCTACCAGAACTACGACTTCACCACGCAGGTGCTGGTGGCCAGCGTGCGCAACCCCGTCCACGTCCTCCAGGCCGCGCGCCTGGGCGCGGACGTCGCCACGCTGCCCTACAACGTCATCACCCAGCTGGCGAACCACCCCCTCACCGACGCGGGCATCCAGAAGTTCCTCGCGGACTGGGAGAAGGTCCCCAAGCAGGCGAAGCCCGCCGGGAAGTAG
- the lysA gene encoding diaminopimelate decarboxylase codes for MSAFAYKKGALHAEGVPLSAIADAVGTPTYVYATAALAERFREVTDAFQGQKHLICYSVKANSNLAILRLFAGLGSGFDIVSGGELARVKQAGGEPGKTVFAGVGKTPDEMAQALSQGLLLFNVESAEELEALDAVGRRLGKRAPFALRVNPDVDARTHRYISTGLKTSKFGVPFEEAVALYTKARKMKGLKALGLDCHIGSQLTRTAPMKAALTKVADLYATLNTQGHALEYLDVGGGLGITYSDETPPSPQQYARTVLDATEGTGATLLLEPGRSLVGNAGVLLTRVLYRKPTQARTFVVVDAGMNDLMRPALYEAHHEIQPVVKRRGRDVEVDVVGPVCESTDVLARARPLVLPRQDDLYAFMSAGAYGMSMASTYNSRPRPAEVLVDGAAWRVVRERERVEDLWRGERA; via the coding sequence GTGAGCGCCTTCGCCTACAAGAAGGGCGCGCTGCACGCGGAAGGGGTACCCCTGTCCGCCATCGCGGACGCGGTGGGCACGCCCACCTACGTCTACGCCACCGCCGCCCTCGCGGAGCGCTTCCGCGAGGTGACGGACGCGTTCCAGGGCCAGAAGCACCTCATCTGCTACTCGGTGAAGGCCAACTCCAACCTGGCCATCCTGCGCCTCTTCGCGGGGCTGGGCAGCGGCTTCGACATCGTGTCCGGCGGCGAGCTGGCGCGCGTGAAGCAGGCCGGCGGCGAGCCCGGCAAGACGGTGTTCGCCGGCGTGGGCAAGACGCCGGACGAGATGGCCCAGGCGCTGTCCCAGGGTCTGCTGCTCTTCAACGTGGAGAGCGCGGAGGAGCTGGAGGCGCTGGACGCCGTGGGCCGCCGGCTGGGCAAGCGCGCTCCGTTCGCCCTGCGCGTGAACCCGGACGTGGACGCGCGCACGCACCGCTACATCTCCACCGGCCTGAAGACGTCCAAGTTCGGCGTGCCCTTCGAGGAGGCGGTCGCCCTCTACACGAAGGCGCGGAAGATGAAGGGGCTGAAGGCGCTGGGGCTGGACTGCCACATCGGCTCGCAGCTCACGCGCACCGCCCCCATGAAGGCCGCGCTCACCAAGGTGGCGGACCTCTACGCCACGCTCAACACCCAGGGCCACGCGCTGGAATACCTGGACGTGGGCGGTGGGCTGGGCATCACCTATTCGGACGAGACGCCGCCCAGCCCCCAGCAGTACGCGCGCACGGTGCTGGACGCGACGGAAGGCACCGGGGCCACGCTGCTGCTGGAGCCGGGGCGCTCGCTCGTGGGCAACGCGGGCGTGCTGCTCACGCGCGTGCTGTACCGGAAGCCCACCCAGGCGCGCACCTTCGTGGTGGTGGACGCGGGCATGAACGACCTGATGCGCCCGGCCCTCTACGAGGCGCACCACGAAATCCAGCCGGTGGTGAAGCGCCGCGGCCGGGACGTGGAGGTGGACGTCGTGGGGCCGGTGTGTGAATCCACCGACGTGCTCGCGCGGGCGCGCCCGCTGGTGCTGCCCCGCCAGGACGACCTGTATGCCTTCATGAGCGCCGGGGCTTACGGGATGAGCATGGCTTCCACCTACAACTCGCGGCCCCGGCCGGCGGAGGTGCTGGTGGACGGAGCGGCCTGGCGTGTCGTGCGGGAGCGCGAGCGCGTCGAGGACCTCTGGCGCGGCGAGCGGGCCTGA
- a CDS encoding KpsF/GutQ family sugar-phosphate isomerase, whose product MARAPRSTAKKQPRLRALPGRAPSPAAVRAEARSADDEAALTYARGVLEAEARAILGVTDRLGNAFLRALRLVRDCPGQVVVTGMGKAGHIGQKLSSTLASTGIRSVFLHPAEAVHGDLGRVGQGDVILALSNSGSTEELLRLLPLFKRMGTPVVALTGDADSALAKGAEVVLDIGRIEEACPMGLVPTASTAALHAVGDALAMTLLRSRPFGRDDYALLHPGGKLGRSVLRVYELMRTGPANPLVLDTARLSQAVVVMTNTPGRPGAACVVDRDGRLEGIFTDGDLRRLVERGHTDFEVPVRQVMGKRPRCITPDTLVLTAAAQMRELKVDQLPVVDVEGRAVGLLDVQDLLAAKFV is encoded by the coding sequence ATGGCCCGCGCTCCCCGCTCCACCGCCAAGAAGCAGCCCCGCCTGCGCGCCCTCCCCGGCCGCGCGCCCTCCCCCGCCGCCGTGCGCGCCGAAGCCCGCAGCGCCGACGACGAGGCCGCGCTCACCTACGCGCGCGGCGTGCTGGAGGCGGAGGCCCGCGCCATCCTCGGAGTCACGGACCGGCTGGGGAACGCGTTCCTGCGCGCGCTGCGGCTGGTGCGCGACTGCCCCGGCCAGGTGGTGGTGACGGGCATGGGGAAGGCGGGCCACATCGGCCAGAAGCTGTCCTCCACGCTCGCGTCCACGGGCATCCGCTCCGTGTTCCTGCACCCCGCGGAGGCCGTGCACGGCGACCTGGGCCGCGTAGGCCAGGGCGACGTCATCCTCGCGCTGTCCAACAGCGGCAGCACGGAGGAGCTGCTGCGCCTGCTGCCCCTGTTCAAGCGCATGGGCACGCCGGTGGTGGCGCTCACGGGGGACGCGGACAGCGCGCTCGCGAAGGGCGCGGAGGTGGTGCTGGACATCGGCCGGATTGAAGAGGCCTGCCCCATGGGCCTCGTGCCCACCGCGTCCACCGCCGCGCTGCACGCCGTGGGCGACGCACTGGCGATGACGCTGCTCAGAAGCCGCCCCTTCGGACGCGACGACTACGCGCTCCTGCACCCGGGCGGGAAGCTGGGGCGCTCCGTGCTGCGCGTCTACGAGCTGATGCGCACGGGCCCCGCGAACCCGCTGGTGCTGGACACCGCGCGGCTGTCCCAGGCGGTGGTGGTGATGACCAACACGCCGGGCCGGCCGGGCGCCGCGTGCGTGGTGGACCGCGACGGGAGGCTGGAGGGCATCTTCACCGACGGAGACCTGCGCCGGCTGGTGGAGCGCGGCCACACGGACTTCGAGGTGCCGGTGCGACAGGTGATGGGCAAGCGTCCGCGCTGCATCACCCCGGACACGCTGGTGCTCACCGCCGCCGCGCAGATGCGCGAGCTGAAGGTGGACCAACTGCCCGTGGTGGACGTCGAGGGCCGGGCGGTGGGCCTGCTCGACGTCCAGGACCTGCTGGCCGCGAAGTTCGTCTAG